Proteins co-encoded in one Enterobacter sp. R4-368 genomic window:
- the acpP gene encoding acyl carrier protein — protein MSTIEERVKKIIGEQLGVKQEEVTNNASFVEDLGADSLDTVELVMALEEEFDTEIPDEEAEKITTVQAAIDYINGHQA, from the coding sequence ATGAGCACTATCGAAGAACGCGTTAAGAAAATTATCGGCGAACAGCTGGGCGTTAAGCAGGAAGAAGTTACCAACAATGCTTCCTTCGTTGAAGACCTGGGCGCTGATTCTCTTGACACCGTTGAGCTGGTAATGGCTCTGGAAGAAGAGTTTGATACTGAGATTCCGGACGAAGAAGCTGAGAAGATCACCACCGTTCAGGCTGCCATTGATTACATCAACGGCCACCAGGCGTAA
- the tmk gene encoding dTMP kinase has product MGSKYIVIEGLEGAGKTTARDVIVETLKELGVGEMVFTREPGGTLLAEKLRSLVLDIRSVGDEVITDKAEVLMFYAARVQLVETVIKPALARGCWVIGDRHDLSTQAYQGGGRGIDQTMLATLRDVVLGDFRPDLTLYLDVTPEVGLKRARARGELDRIEQESLDFFNRTRARYLELAAQDDRIRTVDATQPLDKVIADIRQTVTAWVQEQGA; this is encoded by the coding sequence ATGGGCAGTAAATACATCGTTATCGAAGGGCTTGAAGGCGCAGGGAAAACCACGGCGCGCGATGTCATCGTTGAGACGCTGAAAGAGCTTGGCGTCGGTGAAATGGTGTTTACGCGTGAACCAGGCGGTACGCTGCTGGCGGAAAAATTGCGCAGCCTGGTGCTGGATATCCGTTCTGTCGGAGATGAAGTTATTACCGACAAGGCCGAAGTTCTGATGTTTTACGCAGCCCGGGTTCAACTGGTCGAAACCGTCATTAAACCCGCACTGGCGCGTGGTTGCTGGGTGATCGGCGATCGCCATGACCTCTCAACGCAGGCGTACCAGGGCGGCGGACGAGGCATTGATCAGACCATGCTGGCCACGCTGCGCGATGTCGTACTGGGAGATTTTCGCCCGGACTTGACGCTCTATCTGGATGTCACACCGGAAGTTGGCCTGAAACGTGCGCGTGCGCGTGGCGAGCTGGATCGTATTGAGCAAGAGTCGCTGGATTTCTTTAATCGTACCCGCGCGCGCTACCTTGAACTGGCTGCGCAAGATGACCGCATTCGCACCGTTGATGCTACTCAACCGCTGGACAAGGTGATTGCCGACATTCGCCAGACGGTAACAGCCTGGGTGCAGGAGCAGGGCGCATGA
- a CDS encoding metal-dependent hydrolase produces the protein MFLVDSHCHLDGLDYHSLHKDVDDVLAKAAARDVKFCLAVATTLPGYRAMRELVGERPNVVFSCGVHPLNQDEEYDVDTLRQLAAEEGVVAMGETGLDYFYTPETKPRQQESFRNHIRIGRELNKPVIVHTRDAREDTLAILQEERVTDCGGVLHCFTEDRETAGKLLDMGFYISFSGIVTFRNAEQLRDAARYIPLDRLLVETDSPYLAPVPHRGKENQPAMTRDVAEYMAVLKGVSVEELAQQTTQNFARLFHVDPSRLQSA, from the coding sequence ATGTTTTTAGTTGATTCGCACTGCCATCTTGATGGCCTGGATTACCATTCTTTGCACAAAGATGTTGATGACGTGCTGGCGAAAGCTGCCGCGCGCGACGTGAAGTTTTGTCTGGCGGTGGCTACGACATTACCGGGTTACCGCGCGATGCGTGAGCTGGTGGGTGAGCGCCCGAATGTGGTCTTTTCCTGCGGAGTGCACCCGCTGAATCAGGATGAAGAGTACGATGTCGACACGCTGCGCCAACTGGCGGCGGAAGAGGGCGTCGTGGCGATGGGAGAAACCGGGCTGGACTATTTTTATACGCCGGAAACGAAGCCGCGCCAGCAGGAATCCTTCCGTAACCATATCCGCATTGGCCGTGAACTGAACAAGCCGGTGATCGTCCATACGCGCGATGCGCGAGAAGATACGCTTGCGATTTTGCAGGAAGAGCGCGTGACGGATTGCGGTGGTGTGTTGCACTGCTTTACTGAAGATCGCGAAACGGCAGGTAAGTTGCTGGATATGGGCTTTTACATCTCGTTTTCTGGTATCGTCACCTTCCGCAACGCGGAGCAGTTGCGTGATGCGGCACGTTACATTCCACTCGATCGCTTACTGGTCGAAACCGATTCGCCTTATCTCGCCCCGGTGCCGCATCGTGGCAAAGAGAACCAGCCAGCAATGACGCGCGATGTGGCGGAATATATGGCGGTGCTGAAAGGCGTTTCTGTCGAAGAGCTTGCGCAACAAACGACACAGAACTTTGCCCGTTTGTTCCATGTTGACCCATCCCGCCTGCAATCTGCCTGA
- the ptsG gene encoding PTS glucose transporter subunit IIBC produces MFKNAFANLQKVGKSLMLPVSVLPIAGILLGVGSANFSWLPEVVSHVMAEAGGSVFANMPLIFAIGVALGFTNNDGVSALASVVAYGIMVKTMAVVAPLVLHLPAEEIAAKHLADTGVLGGIISGAIAAYMFNRFYRIKLPEYLGFFAGKRFVPIISGLAAIFTGVILSFIWPPIGTAIQTFSQWAAYQNPVVAFGIYGFIERCLVPFGLHHIWNVPFQMQIGEFTNAAGQVFHGDIPRYMAGDPTAGKLSGGFLFKMYGLPAAAIAIWHSAKPENRAKVGGIMISAALTSFLTGITEPIEFSFMFVAPILYVIHAILAGLAFPICILLGMRDGTSFSHGLIDFIVLSGNSSKLWLFPVIGACYAVVYYTIFRVLIKALDLKTPGREDTTEESKAGVTSEMAPALVTAFGGKENITNLDACITRLRVSVADVAKVDQAGLKKLGAAGVVVAGSGVQAIFGTKSDNLKTEMDEYIRNN; encoded by the coding sequence ATGTTTAAGAATGCATTTGCTAACCTGCAGAAGGTCGGTAAATCGCTGATGCTGCCAGTATCCGTACTGCCTATCGCAGGTATCCTGCTGGGCGTCGGTTCTGCAAACTTCAGCTGGCTGCCAGAAGTGGTTTCCCACGTTATGGCCGAAGCGGGCGGTTCCGTTTTTGCTAACATGCCGTTGATCTTCGCTATCGGTGTTGCGCTTGGCTTCACCAATAACGACGGCGTTTCGGCTCTGGCCTCCGTTGTTGCCTACGGCATCATGGTGAAAACCATGGCAGTGGTTGCGCCTCTGGTTCTGCATTTACCTGCTGAAGAAATTGCCGCAAAACACCTGGCTGATACCGGTGTGCTTGGCGGTATTATCTCCGGCGCGATTGCCGCGTATATGTTTAACCGCTTCTATCGCATCAAGCTGCCTGAGTATCTGGGCTTCTTCGCTGGTAAACGTTTCGTGCCGATCATCTCCGGTCTGGCTGCGATTTTCACCGGCGTGATCCTCTCCTTCATTTGGCCGCCGATCGGTACTGCGATTCAGACTTTCTCCCAGTGGGCCGCTTACCAGAACCCGGTTGTGGCGTTCGGTATCTACGGTTTCATTGAACGTTGCCTGGTGCCGTTTGGTCTGCACCATATCTGGAACGTACCTTTCCAGATGCAGATTGGCGAGTTCACCAACGCAGCAGGTCAGGTGTTCCACGGCGATATTCCGCGTTATATGGCGGGTGACCCGACTGCGGGTAAACTGTCTGGCGGCTTCCTGTTCAAAATGTACGGTCTGCCGGCTGCTGCTATCGCTATCTGGCACTCCGCAAAACCGGAAAACCGCGCGAAAGTGGGCGGTATCATGATCTCCGCAGCGCTGACCTCGTTCCTGACCGGTATCACCGAGCCGATCGAGTTCTCCTTCATGTTCGTTGCGCCGATCCTGTACGTTATCCACGCGATTCTGGCTGGCCTGGCATTCCCGATCTGTATCCTGCTGGGTATGCGTGACGGTACGTCGTTCTCTCACGGTCTGATTGACTTCATCGTGCTGAGCGGCAACAGCAGCAAACTGTGGCTGTTCCCGGTTATCGGTGCATGCTACGCGGTGGTTTACTACACCATCTTCCGCGTGCTGATCAAAGCGCTGGATCTGAAAACCCCGGGTCGTGAAGACACCACGGAAGAGAGCAAAGCTGGCGTTACCAGCGAAATGGCTCCGGCTCTGGTTACGGCGTTCGGCGGTAAAGAGAACATCACCAACCTGGATGCGTGCATCACGCGTCTGCGTGTCAGCGTGGCTGACGTAGCGAAAGTGGATCAGGCTGGCCTGAAGAAACTGGGTGCTGCGGGTGTGGTTGTTGCTGGTTCCGGTGTGCAGGCAATTTTCGGTACTAAATCCGATAACCTGAAAACCGAAATGGATGAGTACATCCGTAACAACTAA
- the pabC gene encoding aminodeoxychorismate lyase, producing the protein MFLINGKEQQWLAANDRATQFGDGCFTTARVLDGQIQFPDAHLQRLRLACKRLRIPYLDWDILAQEMAHLAKEKEEGVVKVILSRGTGGRGYSAAGCDTPTRIVSLSASPAHYARWRQEGVTLALSDIRLGRNPMLAGIKHLNRLEQVLIRTGLEQTSADEALVLDSEGWLVECCAANIFWRQGSKVFTPRVDQAGVDGIMRQYCLRQLKTSAFEVVEVNARHDVLMLADEVIICNALMPVVPVRQWAEQHWSARDLYHFLAPLCERINPS; encoded by the coding sequence ATGTTCTTGATAAATGGTAAAGAGCAGCAATGGCTGGCCGCTAATGATCGGGCGACGCAATTTGGCGATGGCTGTTTTACCACCGCGCGTGTCCTTGACGGGCAAATCCAGTTTCCCGACGCGCATCTCCAGCGCCTGCGTCTTGCCTGTAAACGGCTCCGGATCCCTTATCTCGACTGGGACATACTGGCGCAGGAAATGGCACACCTCGCGAAAGAGAAAGAAGAGGGTGTGGTGAAAGTTATTCTCAGCCGTGGCACTGGCGGACGAGGCTATAGCGCAGCGGGTTGTGATACGCCGACGCGGATAGTGTCGTTATCAGCAAGCCCTGCCCATTACGCTCGGTGGCGGCAGGAAGGGGTAACCCTGGCGTTGAGTGATATCCGCCTCGGGCGTAACCCAATGCTCGCCGGGATCAAACACCTTAACCGCCTGGAGCAGGTATTGATTCGCACAGGGCTTGAGCAGACCTCTGCTGATGAAGCGCTGGTGCTGGATAGCGAAGGCTGGTTGGTTGAATGTTGTGCCGCCAATATCTTCTGGCGGCAGGGTTCGAAGGTCTTCACGCCGCGTGTTGATCAGGCCGGTGTTGATGGCATCATGCGTCAATATTGTTTGCGTCAGCTGAAAACTTCCGCTTTTGAGGTTGTCGAAGTCAATGCGCGGCATGATGTGCTGATGCTGGCCGACGAAGTCATTATTTGTAACGCGTTGATGCCAGTTGTCCCGGTTCGCCAGTGGGCGGAACAGCACTGGTCAGCGCGCGATTTGTACCACTTTTTAGCCCCCTTGTGTGAGCGCATAAATCCGTCATGA
- the holB gene encoding DNA polymerase III subunit delta' → MKWYPWLRPDFEQLVASYQSGRGHHALLIHALPGMGEDALIYAISRFLLCQTPEGHKSCGHCRGCQLMQAGTHPDYYALAPEKGKSALGIDAVREVSEKLYEHARLGGAKVVWIQDAALLTDAAANALLKTLEEPPARTWFFLGCREPARLLATLRSRCRLHHLAPPAENYACSWLAREVTASQETILTALRLCAGSPGAAEALLQTDVWAQRQLLCQATDAALNSGDWLAMFPTLNHDKVAERLQWLSALLLDALKMQQGATLLSNVDALGLVEKLARQVQAPTLHALLHAIFTCREQLLSVVGVNRELLLTDLLLMLERYQQTGVTLPVSHL, encoded by the coding sequence ATGAAATGGTATCCGTGGCTGCGTCCCGATTTTGAGCAACTGGTTGCCAGTTATCAGAGCGGTCGTGGGCACCACGCGTTGCTGATCCACGCCCTGCCGGGGATGGGCGAAGATGCGTTGATTTACGCCATCAGCCGTTTCTTGCTATGCCAGACACCTGAAGGCCATAAAAGCTGCGGCCACTGCCGCGGCTGTCAGCTTATGCAGGCTGGAACGCATCCTGATTACTATGCACTGGCACCGGAAAAAGGAAAATCCGCGCTGGGCATTGATGCGGTGCGTGAAGTCAGTGAAAAGCTATACGAACATGCGCGGCTGGGCGGCGCGAAAGTGGTGTGGATCCAGGATGCCGCGTTATTGACCGACGCCGCCGCCAACGCATTGCTGAAGACGCTGGAAGAGCCGCCCGCGCGCACCTGGTTCTTCCTCGGCTGTCGGGAGCCGGCAAGATTATTAGCGACTTTGCGCAGCCGCTGCCGCTTGCACCACCTTGCGCCTCCCGCAGAAAACTACGCCTGCAGCTGGCTTGCACGGGAAGTTACCGCCTCGCAAGAGACGATTCTGACCGCACTACGTTTGTGCGCCGGTTCGCCTGGCGCGGCAGAAGCGCTGCTTCAGACCGATGTCTGGGCGCAACGGCAGTTGCTTTGCCAGGCTACAGACGCAGCGCTGAATAGCGGTGACTGGCTGGCGATGTTCCCGACACTGAACCACGACAAGGTGGCTGAGCGTTTGCAATGGCTCTCTGCGTTGCTGCTTGATGCATTAAAAATGCAGCAAGGGGCGACATTGCTCAGCAATGTTGATGCCTTAGGGCTGGTCGAAAAGCTGGCGCGCCAGGTGCAAGCGCCAACGCTGCACGCGTTACTGCATGCTATTTTTACCTGTCGTGAACAGTTGCTTAGTGTGGTCGGGGTTAACCGCGAGTTGCTGCTGACCGATTTATTGTTAATGCTGGAACGTTACCAGCAAACAGGCGTAACGCTTCCTGTCTCCCATCTGTAA
- the fabG gene encoding 3-oxoacyl-ACP reductase FabG — protein MSFEGKIALVTGASRGIGRAIAETLVARGAKVIGTATSESGAQAISDYLGANGKGLVLNVTDAASIESVLENIRAEFGEVDILVNNAGITRDNLLMRMKEDEWNDILDTNLSSVFRLSKAVMRAMMKKRHGRIITIGSVVGTMGNAGQANYAAAKAGLIGFSKSLAREVASRGITVNVVAPGFIETDMTRALSDDQRAGILAQVPAGRLGGAQEIASAVAFLASDEAGYITGETLHVNGGMYMV, from the coding sequence ATGAGTTTTGAAGGAAAAATCGCACTGGTAACCGGTGCAAGCCGCGGTATTGGTCGCGCTATTGCAGAAACCCTCGTTGCCCGTGGCGCGAAGGTTATCGGTACGGCGACCAGCGAGAGTGGCGCGCAGGCGATCAGCGACTATTTAGGTGCGAACGGCAAAGGTCTGGTGTTGAATGTGACCGATGCTGCATCTATCGAATCTGTTCTGGAAAACATTCGCGCAGAATTTGGCGAGGTTGATATTCTGGTAAATAATGCCGGGATCACCCGTGATAACCTGTTGATGCGCATGAAAGAGGATGAGTGGAACGATATTCTCGACACCAATCTTTCATCTGTTTTCCGTCTGTCAAAAGCGGTAATGCGCGCTATGATGAAAAAGCGTCATGGGCGTATTATCACTATCGGTTCTGTGGTTGGTACCATGGGAAATGCTGGTCAGGCCAACTACGCTGCGGCGAAAGCGGGTCTTATCGGTTTCAGTAAATCGCTGGCGCGTGAAGTTGCGTCCCGCGGTATTACTGTAAACGTTGTTGCTCCGGGTTTTATTGAAACGGACATGACGCGTGCGCTTTCTGATGATCAGCGTGCGGGTATTCTGGCGCAGGTTCCTGCGGGTCGCCTTGGCGGTGCTCAGGAAATCGCCAGTGCGGTTGCATTTTTAGCCTCTGACGAGGCGGGTTACATCACTGGTGAAACCCTGCACGTCAATGGCGGAATGTATATGGTTTAA
- the yceG gene encoding cell division protein YceG, producing the protein MKKMLRVVLLLLALLVIAAGAGVWKVRQLADSQILIKDETIFTLPAGTGRVALGELLYREKVINRPRVFQWLLRLEPDLSHFKAGTYRFTPKMTVREMLQLLESGKEAQFPLRLVEGMRLSDYLKQLRDAPYIKHTLKDDDYATVAQALKLEHPQWVEGWFWPDTWMYTANTTDVALLKRAHQKMSRAVEQAWEGRMEGLPYKDQNQLVTMASIVEKETAIASERDQVASVFINRLRIGMRLQTDPTVIYGMGARYNGKLSRADLETPTDYNTYVISGLPPGPIATPGEASLKAAAHPAKTPYLYFVADGKGGHTFNTNLASHNRAVQDYLKVLKEKNGQ; encoded by the coding sequence ATGAAGAAAATGTTACGCGTAGTTCTCCTCCTGTTGGCTTTGCTGGTTATCGCGGCGGGAGCCGGCGTCTGGAAGGTTCGCCAGTTAGCGGACAGCCAGATCCTGATTAAAGATGAAACCATTTTCACGCTGCCCGCCGGAACCGGCCGTGTGGCGTTGGGTGAATTGCTGTATCGCGAAAAGGTAATTAATCGCCCGCGCGTGTTTCAGTGGCTGCTGCGACTGGAACCGGATCTTTCACATTTCAAAGCCGGTACCTACCGTTTTACACCGAAGATGACCGTGCGCGAGATGTTGCAGTTACTGGAGAGCGGTAAAGAAGCGCAGTTTCCGCTACGACTGGTCGAAGGTATGCGCCTGAGCGATTACCTCAAACAGCTGCGCGACGCTCCCTACATCAAACACACCCTGAAAGACGACGACTACGCGACGGTGGCGCAAGCCCTGAAACTGGAGCATCCGCAGTGGGTGGAAGGCTGGTTCTGGCCCGATACCTGGATGTACACCGCTAACACCACGGACGTTGCGTTGCTCAAGCGTGCGCATCAGAAAATGTCGCGTGCGGTGGAGCAAGCCTGGGAAGGGCGTATGGAGGGGCTACCGTATAAAGATCAGAACCAGCTGGTAACCATGGCGTCGATTGTCGAAAAAGAGACGGCTATTGCCAGCGAGCGCGATCAGGTGGCCTCCGTCTTTATTAACCGCCTGCGCATCGGGATGCGGCTGCAGACCGATCCGACGGTTATCTACGGGATGGGCGCGCGTTATAATGGTAAGCTGTCGCGCGCCGATCTGGAAACGCCGACCGACTATAACACCTATGTAATTAGCGGTTTGCCGCCGGGCCCTATTGCTACACCCGGTGAGGCCTCGCTGAAAGCGGCGGCGCATCCGGCGAAGACGCCGTATCTCTATTTTGTCGCGGATGGTAAAGGCGGACATACATTTAATACCAATCTCGCCAGCCATAACCGGGCAGTGCAGGACTACCTGAAAGTACTTAAGGAAAAAAATGGGCAGTAA
- the fabF gene encoding beta-ketoacyl-ACP synthase II has product MSKRRVVVTGLGMLSPVGNTVESTWKALLAGQSGISLIDHFDTSAYATKFAGLVKDFNCEDIISRKEQRKMDDFIQYGIVAGVQAMQDSGLEVTEENASRIGAAIGSGIGGLGLIEENHSSLVKGGPRKISPFFVPSTIVNMVAGHLTIMFGLQGPSISIATACTSGVHNIGHAARIIAYGDADAMLAGGAEKASTPLGVGGFGAARALSTRNDNPQAASRPWDKERDGFVLGDGAGIIMLEEYEHAKKRGAKIYAEIVGFGMSSDAYHMTSPPENGAGAAKAMVNALRDAGITPGQIGYVNAHGTSTPAGDMAEAQAVKSVFGDAARTVMVSSTKSMTGHLLGAAGAVESIYSILALRDQAVPPTINLDNPDEGCDLDFVPHVARQVSGMEYTLCNSFGFGGTNGSLIFKKV; this is encoded by the coding sequence GTGTCTAAGCGTCGTGTAGTTGTGACCGGACTTGGCATGTTGTCTCCTGTCGGCAATACCGTAGAGTCTACCTGGAAAGCTCTCCTTGCCGGTCAGAGTGGCATCAGCCTGATCGACCATTTCGATACTAGCGCCTATGCAACCAAATTTGCTGGCTTAGTAAAGGATTTTAACTGTGAAGACATCATCTCGCGTAAAGAACAGCGCAAGATGGATGACTTCATTCAATATGGAATTGTGGCTGGCGTTCAGGCCATGCAGGATTCCGGCCTTGAAGTCACAGAAGAGAACGCATCCCGTATTGGCGCAGCGATTGGTTCTGGTATCGGCGGTCTCGGCCTGATCGAAGAAAACCATAGCTCCCTCGTCAAGGGTGGGCCGCGTAAAATCAGCCCGTTCTTTGTACCTTCAACGATTGTCAACATGGTGGCAGGTCATCTGACTATCATGTTCGGTCTGCAAGGCCCGAGTATTTCCATCGCGACAGCGTGTACCTCAGGTGTGCATAACATCGGTCATGCGGCACGTATCATCGCCTACGGCGACGCCGACGCCATGCTGGCAGGCGGCGCGGAAAAAGCGAGTACGCCGTTAGGCGTCGGTGGCTTTGGCGCAGCGCGCGCGCTGTCTACCCGCAACGATAACCCGCAGGCGGCAAGCCGTCCGTGGGACAAAGAGCGTGACGGCTTTGTTCTCGGCGATGGCGCTGGCATCATCATGCTGGAAGAGTATGAGCATGCGAAAAAGCGCGGTGCGAAAATTTATGCTGAAATCGTCGGCTTTGGTATGAGCAGCGATGCTTATCACATGACGTCTCCGCCGGAAAACGGTGCGGGTGCCGCGAAGGCGATGGTTAATGCACTGCGTGATGCCGGCATCACCCCGGGCCAGATTGGCTATGTTAATGCGCACGGTACGTCTACGCCGGCGGGTGATATGGCAGAAGCGCAGGCCGTGAAATCGGTCTTTGGCGACGCGGCTCGCACAGTAATGGTCAGTTCGACCAAATCGATGACCGGCCACCTGCTGGGTGCGGCAGGCGCAGTAGAATCTATTTACTCGATCCTCGCCCTGCGCGATCAGGCTGTTCCGCCGACCATCAACCTGGATAACCCGGATGAAGGGTGCGATCTGGATTTTGTGCCGCATGTTGCACGCCAGGTGAGCGGTATGGAGTACACCCTGTGTAACTCCTTCGGTTTCGGTGGCACCAACGGCTCGTTGATCTTCAAGAAAGTCTGA
- the fabD gene encoding ACP S-malonyltransferase has protein sequence MTQFAFVFPGQGSQTVGMLADMAAAYPVIEETFAEASAVLGYDLWSLVQQGPAEELNKTWQTQPALLAASVALWRVWQQQGGKTPALMAGHSLGEYSALVCAGVIAFADAVRLVELRGKFMQEAVPAGTGAMSAIIGLDDASIAKACEESAQGQVVSPVNYNSPGQVVIAGHKEAVERAGAACKAAGAKRALPLPVSVPSHCALMKPAAEKLAAELKNITFNAPQIPVVNNVDVKCETTPEAIRDALVRQLYSPVQWTKSVELMASQGIEHLYEVGPGKVLTGLTKRIVDTLTASALNEPAAVSEALAQ, from the coding sequence ATGACGCAATTTGCTTTTGTGTTCCCGGGACAAGGTTCCCAAACCGTCGGTATGTTAGCTGATATGGCTGCGGCTTATCCGGTGATTGAAGAGACATTCGCAGAGGCATCAGCTGTTCTGGGTTATGATCTCTGGTCTCTGGTGCAACAAGGCCCGGCGGAAGAACTGAACAAAACCTGGCAGACACAACCGGCGCTGCTGGCCGCTTCTGTCGCGCTGTGGCGCGTCTGGCAGCAGCAGGGTGGTAAAACCCCTGCGCTGATGGCGGGGCATAGCCTGGGCGAATACTCCGCATTAGTGTGTGCGGGTGTTATCGCGTTTGCTGATGCGGTTCGTTTGGTTGAACTACGTGGGAAATTCATGCAGGAAGCCGTGCCGGCGGGTACTGGCGCGATGTCTGCCATTATCGGCCTGGATGATGCTTCCATTGCCAAAGCATGTGAAGAATCGGCACAAGGGCAAGTTGTCTCTCCGGTGAACTATAATTCGCCAGGCCAGGTGGTTATTGCTGGTCATAAAGAAGCCGTTGAACGCGCAGGCGCTGCTTGCAAGGCTGCAGGTGCCAAGCGTGCGCTGCCGCTGCCGGTTAGCGTACCGTCGCACTGTGCGCTGATGAAGCCTGCCGCAGAAAAACTGGCCGCTGAATTAAAGAACATTACTTTTAACGCGCCGCAGATCCCGGTTGTAAATAACGTGGATGTGAAGTGCGAAACGACGCCAGAAGCGATTCGCGATGCGCTGGTGCGTCAGCTGTACAGCCCCGTGCAATGGACGAAGAGCGTTGAATTGATGGCGTCGCAGGGCATTGAGCACTTATATGAAGTTGGCCCGGGTAAAGTCCTCACCGGCCTGACTAAACGTATTGTTGACACCCTGACTGCATCTGCGCTCAACGAGCCGGCTGCCGTGTCAGAGGCACTTGCGCAATAA